The sequence gggaacgaggaagatgacgatggaggtactgtaggtagctcacagcagcaaggaagcggagaaaccggtttccccaacagccaggatatgtttgtgaccctggacctggaaccagtaacccccgaactcacccaagaccctcagggcacacaggagacctctggtgagtgtaactttgtaaatatttgtaaacattacaaaaaaaaagcaagcgtgtttaatgattactttgccctggcaatcgcggccagtacatctactggaaaagtctgttaacatgtatggggatggagcggaaatcctccagggatatctccagaaagctctcctggttgaaatggggtgattttattaaggggacattcagaggcgcccgttcctgctcttctgaccagaaatgttccccgctgttaaccacgcggtggggggaggggtgaagtgatcatcccagagaatcgtgtgtgtgtgtgtgggggggtggtttacttgtgtttgtgccgcatgttaaccgggaaaccgcagccccctccttttacattgaaaccccattttaaatggacaacccaattcatccttgatatgggaaatgcgctgctgtttgcaacctttcccgcatgttaagaaggttaaaaaagccaaaacactgtggcctaccatggctgcctgcaagccgaaatatgcgaccttgtaatgaaagagtgtacccattgttctctaaaatgtgtcttttttaaccacctctcccttctcctccaccagctgcaaatgtttctcctttgcagaggctcgtgaacattagaaagagaaaacgtaggacgagggacgatatgttcacggagctgcagatgtcctcccacgctgatagagcacagcagaatgcgtggaggcagtcaatgtcggagatgagaaaagcccaatatgaacgagaggagaggtggtgggctgaattgcgggatgaacagagcaagtggcgggctgaagacgataggtggcgtcagcttgcagacagacggcaagaggcaatgctccgtctgctggagcatcaaactgatatgctcgagcgtatggttgagttgcaggaaaggcagcaggagcagagaccgccgctacagcctctgtgtaaccaacagccctcctccccaagttccatagcctcctcaccaagacgcccaagaacacggtgggggggcctccgtccacccagtcactccaccccagatgatcgcccaagcatcagaaggctggccttcaataagagttaaagttttaaaatgcagtgtgtccttttccatccctcctcccccacccatcccaggctaccttggcaattatccccctacttctgtgaggaactaataaagaatgcatgaatgtgaaaaaacaatgactttattgcctctgcaagcgggaggggagggtggggtggggtggttggtttacagggaagtagagtgaactgggtcgggggggggggtttggagggttcatcaaggagaaacaaacagaagtttcacacagtagcctggccagtcacaaaactcgttttcaaagcttctctgatgcgcaccgcgccctgctgtgctcctctaaccgccctggtgtctggctgcgcgtaatcagcggccaggcgagttgcctcaacctcccaccccaccataaaggtctcccccttactctcacagatattgtggagcgcacagcaagcagcaataacaatggggatattcttttcgctgaggtctgagcgagtcagtaagctgcgccagcgcgcttttaaacgtccaaatgcacattccaccaccattcggcacttgctcagcctgtagttgaacaggtcctgactacagtccaggctgcctgtgtacggcttcatgagccatggcattaaggggtaggctgggtccccaaggatcacgataggcatttcaacatccccaatggtcactttctggtccgggaagaaagtcccttcctccagctttcgaaacagagcagagttcctgaagacgcgagcatcatgtacctttcccggccatcccacgttgatgttggtgaaacgtcccttgtgatccatcagggcttgcagcagcattgaaaagtaccccttgcggtttacgtagtcggtggcttggtgctccggtgacaagatagggatatgggttccgtctatggccccgccacagtttgggaatcccatttcagcaaaacaatccactattgactgcacgttgcccagagtcactacccttgctatcaccaggtctttcattgccctggcaaattggatcacagcagcccccaccgtagatttgcccactccaaattgattcccgactgaccggtagctgtctggcgttgcaagcttccacagggctatcgccactcgcttctcaactgtgagggctgctctcatcttggtatcctggcgtttcagggcaggggagagcaagtcacaaagttccatgaaagtgcccttacgcatgcgaaagtttcgcagccactgggaatcgtcccatacctgcagcacgatgcggtcccaccagtctgtgcttgtttcccgggtccagaatcggcattccacggcatgaacctgccccagtgacaccatgatttccacattgctggggcctgtgccttgtgagaggtctatgtccatgtcaatttcctcatcactctcgtcgccacgctgcaatcgcctcctcgcctggtccgggtttcgccttggcatgtcctggctctgcatatactccaggacaatgcgcgtggtgttcatagtgctcataattgccgcggtgatctgagcgggctccatgatcccagtgctagctatggcgcctggtcagaaaaaaggcgcgaaagtagtatctgatggaccagggaaaggagggagggcgggagggagggagggccgagtgacgacatggcgtacaggtacaggaacagggagaaatacaaacaactgtcacacagaatgatccccccaaagattaaactgaaaaccctgggcttagcaggccattgatttcacggaggaaggggaagcaaatgaatacagaacaaatctattttttacatcttaagctggcagccgacggtgcagcatgagtgatagcctctccagtacgatgatgacggttaccaatcataaaataccatcatctgccaaaaggcaaggggctgctgctgtgtagcaatgcagccccacgtctgccagccccacgtccgccagcacccagcatcgccctcggcctcttctgggtgcttagcagacaatactgggcaattggcagaaaatagtatattacgactggtaaccatcatcatcgaaacagtagcatgtctgcccaggtggccatgattgacagccacaccagtacgacgacgatgggtaccagtcataatataccatcgcctgggaaggggctggtgcaatgcagccctacggctgccagccccacgactatcactcatgctacaccgtctaccgccaaaaggcagttagcagctgctgctgtgtagcaatgcagtcccacgtctgccggcacccagaggacatatggtgacggtgagctcagctgagctgagtgggctccatgcttgccgtggtatgttgtctgcacaggtaacccaggtaaaaaggcgcgaatctattgtctgcgttgctgtgacgaggggggaggggcctgacgacatgtacccagaaccgcccgcgacactgttttgcatcatccgggcattgggatctcaacccagaattcaaagaaaaggcgcgaaccgcttctcggctttctgagctgtggcgcaaacgtagtatctgacggactaggagaaggagggagggcgggccgagtgacgacatggcgtacaggcacagggaattaaaatcaagaacggtggctgtgcatcagggagagacacaaacaactgtcacacagaatggtccccccaaagattaaactgaaaaccctgggtttagcaagccgttgatttgacggagggagggggaagcaaatgaatacagagcaaatctattttttacatcttaagacgacggtgcagcgtgactgatagtcctcggcatctttctgggtgcttggcagcaaatacggggcggtgtatgacgatggtcttcaggcctattgcacaatcggctgctcaggaaagactctgctaacgtacgatgacccgacttgtaataggacggctaacagtcgtaatacaccatctactgccaaaaggcaagccccacggctgccagcacccagatcgccgatgaaggctaccagtctactgcaccgtctaccgccaaaaggcagttggcagctgctgctgtgtagcaatgcagtcccacgtctgccggcacccagaggacatatggtgacggtgagctcagctgagctgagcgggctccatgttgtctgcacaggtaacccaggtaacccaggtaaaaaggcgcgaatctattgtctgccgttgctgtgacgggggagggaggggcctgacgacatgtacccagaaccgcccgcgacactgttttgcatcatccgggcattgggaactcaacccagaattccaaggggcggcggagactgcgggaactgtgggatagctgtcggatagctacccatagtgcaatgctccggaagtcgacgctagcctcgtactgtggacgcggtccgccgactagagcacctagagcattttatgtgtggacacacacaatcggctgtatacaaccgatttcaataaaaccggcttctataaattcgaactaatttcgtagtgtagacataccctgagcatCTGGCTACTGACCGGGATGGGGAGCTCGGAAGTCCTgccagggtgctggctctgggggatCCAAACACAGTGACTTGGTTTGCTTAGCTACGCCTGACAACCACCCATCAttctcccactcctgcccccaacGAAAGGAGAAGCGTCCCCAGGGCTCTGCCgatgccatgggggaggggaacgcATGTTAAAGTGATGCGTTCCAGCTACCGAGAGAGTGGGTTATATCCAagatccccccccccaatggaaCAAGACTAAACTGGCTGGGAGagaaaagatggattttttttttccatttggcaaCAAGAGGGACAAGCAAACGTGAATTGTCTGAAATGAAGAGGATGGGAGCTAGGGGCTCTGAGTCGCCACTCATGTCACTGGTGCATGGGTGGGGGGTCTGTACGCTGGAGGAGGATGTCTGAGTCTCTGCTTGGCACAACGGCTGTCGAATGCAGCTGCTCTCATGGGGTAACACTTGACATCCGCTCTGCCCTGGCAGGTGTGACTggctctgggggcaggaggcagccagGGCAGTGGTGTCTCTGCTTTAATGGGGCTTCATCTGCTCTTTAAGAGCCTGATCCGAAGCCAGccgaaagtctcccattgacctCCATGGAGTTTGGCTCAGGCGCTCAGTGGGGGTCGCTGCATGAGAAGGGAAGATTTCACTGGCATGTAGCCCAGTGGCCACCTCTTGGGATTCCCCGATTCTTTCCCTCGGGGCTTATCCCAGGCAACACCACTCCAGTGACCCGCAGCACGTTGCAAGACCGAGCGCTCATGGGGGCTGGGCCCCTGTCTCGCACCAAGCGATTGCATCTCGTGACGTTCCCGGCCAGCAAAACCCCACAGGAGGTCAATAGGAACAAGCAGGTTGAAAGATGGAAATTTCctcctgtgacaatgcggttctggcggtacccaactgagagtgccaactcaggacaaattgctcaaatagggcagttacagcccaaggctggggttttttccacctctaaggcaaaccaaaccagccagactaggaggacttcggtctcaccccactggctaaccgcaagtctcacaagcaatctccttagacactccagtttcccagtattcccaccagtgccactcgttatggggacaaatggttatgaaaaccaataccccagtaaaagaaaaaggttctcctgatccaaaaggaccaagccccagacccaggtcaatatacaaatcaggtcttacccacaaatcacgctgttgccaatcctttagaatttaaaatctaaaggtttattcataaaaggaaaaagatagagatgagagttagaattgttaaatggaatcaattacatacagtaatggcaaagttcttggttcaggcttgcagcagcgatggaataaactgcaggttcaaatcaagtctctggaatacatcccccgctgggatgggtcctcagtcctttgttcagagcttcagcttgtagcaaagttcctccagaggtatgaagcaggattgaagacaagatggagatgaggcatcagccttatatagtcttttccaggtttaagaacacctctttgttcttactgtggaaaattacagcaaaatggagtctggagtcacatgggccagtccctgcatactttgctgagttacaaggcgtatctgccttctctcaatgggtccattgtatagctgatggtccttaatgggccatcaagcaggctaggcagagctaacaccagtttgtctgggatgtcatccagcagcatagcataagtttgaaatacagacagtatagagccaatattcataactttaactacaaaagtgatacacacatatagacagcataatcataaccagtaaaccataaccttgtcttagacaccccatttgaccccttttatacaagatttggtgccactacaggaccttggttgcaacaatgatctatatggtcccagattatatcaataacgtcacacctccCAAGTTGTCCCGAGGCCATGGCTGGCGCCCAGCCAGCCGGCATCAGATGATCCAGTTCAAAGCACCTGGCGTGTGTCCACTGTCAGCTCCCGTGTGCTGGGCAAAGCCCTTCCCCTGAGGTGCCCCTGCCGGCTCCTCTCCCTGTGTGGCAGGGAGAGCAGGCAGGGGCCGTGTTGTACTGTAGTTGTGTGTGCACCTGCAGTCTTTTTTCATTGGGGGGGTGTCATATGGGGGGTTCTTTTGGTTAAGCTACCTCACGGtctgagccttttttttttttttttatgattttgaaaCTTGAATTTGTCCTGGAAACGCACAGTCTGCTGACACCTGCGTTGCTGAACCACTCGGGTCCTGGGGGCTTGTCCTGCCTTAGCATTGCAGTGTGACATACCGCACCTTGCTCTGCTTGAAAAATGCCCCCCTTAGCCTTTGAAAAAGGGCCTCTGATTGTTGGAGGGCCCAACTTGACACTTGACAGGGGCCTGACCTCCAGACAGGGGGTGCTCAGGGCTTTCTCTTTAAGGGGTCATGGGCTGGGCCCCTGAAACAACTAGCCGCTCTTGAAAATCATGACCCTGACTCTTACATGGGGACCCTCTCTGCAGGTTGTCAAGAGGAGTCCGAATGCCACCCTGAGCCAGCGTGGGCCGGGCGGACATCGGAATGCCTCTCGAACCCACAATAACCCTGCTGTGAGCCCAGAAGGGCCCGGGCCAAGCCCCTGGCTGCCTGTTCTTGAAAGCACTGACGTAGCCTGACGCTGATTCGGCTGAAGCTGAGGACCTGGGAAGTGGGGCCCTCTGAGATTTAGTGAAATCGATATGCGCCCTCATGACCCTCCTGGTCCTGATGCTGGCTGTAGCCACCTGGGAATGGCTCCTTGTCTGGAACCATGCAGTGACCGATTTTACCATGATCTGGCTGCACTTAACCCTAATTTAACAAGAGCCTCCTGTG is a genomic window of Malaclemys terrapin pileata isolate rMalTer1 chromosome 4, rMalTer1.hap1, whole genome shotgun sequence containing:
- the LOC128837429 gene encoding mediator of RNA polymerase II transcription subunit 15-like is translated as MMESQDRKRAPAWTEREVRDLLAIWGDEAVIAELRSSKRNGKVLEKISKAMKDRGHNRDTQQCRVKIKELWQAYHKAREANGRSGAEPQTCRYYAELHAILGGAATTTPTVCYDSLTGETHREDSSGNEEDDDGGTVGSSQQQGSGETGFPNSQDMFVTLDLEPVTPELTQDPQGTQETSAANVSPLQRLVNIRKRKRRTRDDMFTELQMSSHADRAQQNAWRQSMSEMRKAQYEREERWWAELRDEQSKWRAEDDRWRQLADRRQEAMLRLLEHQTDMLERMVELQERQQEQRPPLQPLCNQQPSSPSSIASSPRRPRTRWGGLRPPSHSTPDDRPSIRRLAFNKS